Below is a genomic region from Prolixibacteraceae bacterium.
TAAAGAAGCAACAACTTCACCATTTTGATCCGTAGCACCTTCAAAGGCTTTTAAACCACTACCTCCATCTAATGATAATTCCACAGGAATAGACGACACAGCACCATGTTCTCCATTCCAAAGTGTAAAACGTCTCATCTCGATATCCCATAAACTTCCTCTTACACCAGTAAATGATGGAGGGGTTTGCCAACGAAGTTTACCAACAGCTTTCACGATGGCTCCCCAAATATGCTGATCAAGACTTGTATCAAGTCCTAAACGCGAGATCTCTTCTTTATATGGTAAATATGAGGACATGGCAGTGGACCACAATTGCATGGCTTTATTAAGATCGCCTGATTCAGATGCGATTTTTCCTTGAGCAAAAGCATCTTTTGCTTTCTCTAACGCAATTTTACTATCCCGAAGTTGTTGCTCTTGATATTTCAATTTGGACAATCGATAGTAAGCCCAATAGACATTGTCGTTTTCCCAGGAGTCGACCAATTCAACCCCTTCGAGGTTATGAGCACTTTCTGTGATAATATTCGATTGAAAATGATGTTGTACCCCCTGCTGGTTGTCAACCGATTGCAACGAACTATTACTTTTTACCGCAACGGAGATGGCAGAGGAGATCTCTGATAGAGCACTCTTTTTAGCTGTTTCTCTATAGTCATTCACATTATAAGGTGTCTTTTCAACACTCCCTAGCCCAACATAATAGAAGTCAGCGATGGGAGGCTGTTTGACCCAAGAGGGTAGATCTGCCAATGGGGTTACGGCCTTTTTTGGACCAGAGCAACTCATTATTGTCAAACTAACACCTAAAAGAATCTGAAATATAATGTTTTTCTTCATATCGAGTTTTAATTTTCTAGAACAACCTGTTTGTCTCCATTATATTCACAAACACCATTTGCTATTCTCTGTGATATATCTTGGATTGCCTTTTTACGCATCTCTTGAACAGGAACTAATTGATCTCTTTGATTAAACAATACTCTTAGCTTTTTGATCGCATAATCGTTGTCTGAGACAGAATCACTATCGGTATCTTTATTTTTATCTTCAAAATAGCCTGGGATGAGGTGTCTATAATCTCCCTTATATCTTGCAAAGATGATTCGATCTTTCATTGTGGCCTTTCGACTATCCGTATGTAATACTTCTCCTGTAGTAGTCGATATTAACGAATATTGATATCCATACCTAAATACAGAGCTTGCTCTATATTCACGATAGTAATGTTTGTGGTATATTGCTCGTTTTTTCTCTTCTCCATTTTCATCTTTATACTTCTCATATGTCTTTGTATAGGCACACTTATAGGTTCTTTCTAAGTCACTTTCTCCATAATAGACATCCAACAACCTTATCTTTAGAATTGTATTGGCACCTATTCCATGAACATATTTTACATACTCAGACATATCTAAATGAAAGAAAGCCTCTTTAGGATCTAACTTAACCTTAAAAAATGGCAACTTCTTTCTTTGTATATAATCGGTAACCATAGGACGAATAGAACCAGCATCACGACCCATTGCTCCCACATGGGTACATGGGGTTACAACCATCGTTATTGTCGCTTGTTCTAACGCTTCCTCTTTGAGAATTTTTGAATCTTTATAATCACCTGTCTCCTTCAATATCTTATTAAATGTATAGTAAGCATTTCGTGGAGCTCCCTCCATTAAAAGCTGTTGCCCATTACGGAAGATTGGCTCATATATTGCGACTCTTCGTTTCTCTTTTACTTCACGATATTTGGGGTTTAACCTATATATTTTACTCAAGATAGACGCTGCTTTGGCAAAATTTTCATCATCTAACTCTTTTATCCCTCTTTGATATGACTCAGAAATGAATGCATCTTTCACCTCTTCATAATAACTCTTAGACTTATCATCGAAGTTGAGCCTTACCCCTAATCCAATTAGATGTTTATGATATTGAACCAACTGTTCATATTTATCCACAGCACGCTCATTTTCTTGTTTTTTATACAATTCATAAAATGTATTTAAGTAATCGTTTAGGACGAGTTGTCCCGTTCTTTTCAAAGCGATTCTAGCATCAACATTTTTAGAATTCTTAATTAATGATATGCGATAATATTCCGCGGCTTCAATGGGCATATTGGCTTTCTCCAACGTTAACCCTTTCTTGTACATTCTCTTTGAGACACAAGAAGAGAATAGTAAAAGAATGAAAACTAAAGTGGTTAAAAAGTAGGATATTTTTTTTGAGAATATCATAGGATCTAATTTACTCAGTATGTAATAAGGTTGCTAATTTACATAACAAACCTCTAAAATTCTATAACATGAATATACATTCTTCGATCCGTAATACATAAAAAAAGCATTGAATTCTAGAAGTATCCTTCCATCATTCAATGCTTAGAGTAATTTTATAATAAAAAAGCGATCTAATTCTCACCCTTTGTCTCAACCAACTTCTTTGTACTTAAAAGTCCACATGCAGCATAAATATCCTCACCTCGACTTGCTCGAATGGTTGTGAGTAAACCTTTTTCGTTAAGAATATCTTTAAATGCTTGTAACCTGCCTTCGTCTGTTCCCTTTAATGGGGTATCGGGTATTTCATGGAATCGAATAAGATTCATTCTACACTGTAGCCCTTTTAGCAAGGCTACAATCGCTCTAGCGTGTTTAGGTGTATCATTTAAACCTGTAAACACAATATACTCAAATGAGACCCTTCGTTGGCCTGCAAAATCATACTGTTTAACCAAGCTTAAAACATCTTCAATCTTATAGGCTTTCTGTACAGGCATAATTTTTGCCCTCTCTTCATCATAGGGAGAATGAAGACTTATTGCAAGGTGACATTTACTTTCATCTAAGAAACGTCTCAAGCTAGGAATGACTCCTACCGTGGATACATTGACTCTCTTAGGACTCATTCCGAATCCCCAATCCGCAGTAATAATCTCAAGGCTTTTTAGAACGGAATCAATATTATCCATAGGTTCACCCATACCCATATAAACAATATTGGTAATAGCTCCCCATTCATCAATCATTCTCAGTTGATTAAGAATCTGATTTGTTGTCAGGTGTTGTTGAAATCCCTGTTTTCCTGTCATACAAAATAGACAGTTCATTTTACACCCCACTTGTGATGACACACAGACAGTAATACGTTCGCCATCTGGAATCATAGCCGTCTCAATATACTTATGTTCTCCTACTTGGAAAAGATACTTCTTCGTTCCGTCGACACTCTCTTTACGATCAGAATAAGCATCTAACCCGATTTCATAAGTATCACCAAGTACTTGTCTTGCCTTTTTAGACAAATTGGTCATCTGTTCAAAAGAGTTTGCACTCTTCTGATACAACCACTCTGCTATCTGCTTTGCAGTAAACTTTGGAAAACCATGCTGACCTACAATATCTTGAAGTTCAGACAGAGTCTTCCCATATAATTTATCCTTTATTTGATTCTGATTTTCCATTATTCTCTAACAAGTAAACTAATAGATAAAGATTATGAGATCTTTATGGTACAAAGATAGCTAAACTATAAGAAAAAGAGACATATATCTCTTTTCATTGCTTCGTATAATCACTATTCATGTAAATGAAACATTTTTTTTGAAAAAACAGACAACTAGAATTTTTCTAAATAAGACAATATCGCTAATTTTGGGTAGTCTAAAGCATATGACAATGAAAAACTATACTCAGATAGTTCGTAGTTTAGCAATTAAACTGCTTAAATTACCAATCTATTTCTACAGAAGTGTGATCTCACCAATGACGCCTCCTTCTTGTAGACACAATCCAACTTGTTCGGCATATGCATTAGAAGCACTTACAAAGCATGGTCCTTTTAAAGGGCTATATTTAACAATAAAGCGTTTGAGTAAATGTCATCCTTGGGGAACACATGGATACGATCCAGTCCCTCCAGTTAAAAAGAACAGATAATGTCATCTAATATGGCGGCTTATTAATGACACTATTTTCTCAAACACCAACTGAAGACATACTAGATGAAGACAATATATATATTTGCGATTATAGCAACCCTCTCATTAATTACGAGTTGTAAGCCAAACAAAAGAGTACAGGATACGAATCAAGGTAATACCAAGCAGATACTATATGTTAGTATTCAACCATTAAAATACTTTGTCGATCAAATTGTAAAAGATCGCTTTGATGTTAAGGTTCTAGTTCCACCAGGAAGTAGCCCAGAGACTTTTGCACCTTCATCCAAACAAATCGCTGAATTAGAAAATGCGATGGGTTTCTTTAAAGTTGGACCACTAACCTATGAAAACAGGTGGGGGAGCGAATGGCAAGCTGCGCATCCTGGGACAGAATTAATCAACTGTAGTATTGGTGTCCCAAAACAAACACTAGCTCATCAACACGGTGATCATGTGCATTATGGAACAGATCCACATATATGGTTAGCTCCTAAAACAGCAAAAATCATAGCTACAAACATCTACGAAGGCATATTGCAATTTGACCCAGCTAATAAAAGTTTTTACCGTAAAAATTTTAAAAATCTCTTGTCCACGATTGAAGGGGTTAAGAGTGATCTAGATAAGATGTTTGAAGGTCATCCCCATCAGGCATTTCTGATCTTTCATCCCGTTCTAGGATATCTATCTTCGGAGTATCATCTTCATCAAGAAGCGATAGAGTTTGAAGGAAAGAAACCTTCTCTTAAGCAACTCACTCATTTTGTTGAGTTAGCTAAGAAAGAGAATATTCAATCCATATTAGTACAAAAAGAATTTAGTAGCTCTAGTGCAAAGATTATCGCAAAGGAGATTAATGGAAAAGTAGTTGTCATTAATCCTCTTGGCTATAATTGGCCAGAAGTAATGAGGGAAATTGGAGAGGCGATCTCTTTGTCAAATAAATAATCGAACTAAATATAGCGCATTGGAAAAAGAACAGAAAAGATTATTACTTGAACTAGACAATGTATCCTCTGGATATGATGGAAAGATTATCATCAATAGCATCAACCTAAAAGTCTATGACAATGATTTTACTGCGATTATTGGACCGAATGGGGGAGGTAAAACTACGTTGATAAAAACAATTGTAGGGCTCATTACACCGACAAAAGGAGAGATTAGATGGAATACCCAAATGGACAGTAATATCTTTGGGTATTTACCTCAAATTAATCAAATCGATCGCTCATTTCCCATCTCTGTTCTTGATGTGGTATTATCTGGTAAATTGACCTCACAAAGATTATTTAAAAGCATAACGAAAGAGATTAAATTAGAAGCCATGACCCTTTTAGAGGAGATGGGGGTCGCTCCATTTGCACAACAAAGTATTGGAAACCTATCTGGAGGTCAACTACAGCGAGTTTTTCTTTGTAGATCACTCATTAACCACCCACAACTACTTATTCTAGATGAGCCTAATACTTATGTCGATACCATATTTGAACAAGAGTTATATGAAAAGCTTAGTCAGTTAAACAAAAAGATGGCCATACTTATGGTTTCACATGACATTGGCACCGTAACGAGATATGTGAAGAAAGTAGCCTGTGTCAATAAAACACTACATTTTCATGGTATAGAAAAACAAGAAGGGTATGAAAAATGTCCTGCATCATTCCTTTATCATAGCAACACTCCATTAACTCTACTCAAAGACCATAACGACACCCCTACATCATGATAGATCTTTTTTCATATGATTTTTTCCAAAATGCCTTAATCGCCGCAATTTTTGCTTCAATATCTTGTGGTATTGTTGGCTCCTATATTGTGGCCAAAAGAATGGTTTTTATTAGTGGTGGAATAACCCATGCCTCCTTTGGTGGAGTAGGACTTGGATATCTTATGGGATTCAATCCATTATATGGAGCAGGAGTATTTGCAATGCTATCAGCTTGTATTGTTGAATATATAAGATCAAAATCACACATAAGAGAAGATTCTGCAATTGGAATGATCTGGGCTGCAGGAATGGCCATAGGTATTCTACTCGTATCCCTAACTCCTGGATACGCACCCGATTTAATGAGTTACCTTTTCGGTGACATCCTTACGGTCACGATGACGGATATCTACTGGATGGCAGGAGTAACGCTCTTAATGATCACATTCTTTACTTTTTTTCATCGAGTAATTACCGCTATAGCCTTTGATGAGTCGTATGCTAAAACATTGAGATTACCAGTAAAATGGATCAACTACACTATTGCCATTATTATGGCTTTAACCATTGTTGTCAATATCCGAATATCTGGGATTATTTTAGTTATCTCATTAATGACAATTCCACAAGCAACTGCTCAGAAGTTTACGCATCAATTAGGATATATGATGATCCACTCTATATGGATTGGCTTCTTAGGTATATTTAGTGGGCTATATATGTCTTATCTATTAGACATTCCTTCTGGCTCATCTATTATCATTAGTGAAATTGTTATCTTCATCTTGGTTCAAGCATTTTATTATCTAAAGAGTAGGGTAAGATCTTAATTATTAACAAAAAAGAGAAGAGATTGTCTGTCTCAAAAAACTCTTCTCTTTTAATCATAGAAACTATATTATAAATTAGCTCGCACTAGGATTTAACCATGAACCTTCGTTGTCTTTTGAAGCATCAATGTAGAAATTTACATCTGCTCCATTCGATGTTCCATAAACTAATAGTTTATATTCATCTGCCGATTCATGTTCAATACGACTAATCGTTAAACTACGCCCTTTAAAAGTGTACTCTGTCCTATTAAACATTGCCGAAAACAAATCACGTACATTCTTATTATTTATAGAAGAAACATCAAATGACTGATCTGTAATTTCAACATTACACTCCTCATTTTTAGCTCCTGGGTAAATATTGTAAGTCAACAATTGATATTTCTTCACATCAGCTGTTACTCTTATTGTATTGAATAAAGAATAATTACCAAACTTTGGAAAATCTTCTTTTCGTTTACTAAAAAACATAAATGTATCCACTAATTCTGATGCCGTCACTTCAATAGCATTACTTGAAGAACTAGAAGTCGAATATTTGATTGTAATCTGCCCCACTCCAGAAATATTACCTTCTACTTTTAGGGTTTTTACAAAGGCCTTGTCTAATGTTACCAAAAGAATATCCATCACACTCTGCAAAGATTTTGTGTCGAAATAAAGAATCATACTCCCATCTTTCAACCTTACTTTGAAATCTGTGTCATTGATCTTCAATGATCCATTCACATTGTATGATACATCATATGATTCGTTAAGCACAGTACGTTTAGATGATGTTTTTTGTACATTAAACTTACCGTCTTTGATCTCATAGTTCACTGTTTTATCCTCAACGGTGAAGTTATCCTTATAGCAATCTTTTTCTCCTACTTTTTTATCCCCTTGGTAATAGGTAATTTTACAAGACGTACTTTCACCATTACTACCTTTGATTTCTTCTGCATCTTTTGGAACCACATATGTCTTATCTAACTGTGTTTCCAATTGTGTTTCCAATACTGACTTTGGCGTTTCGCTATTGCTATCCTTACAACTTGTAAATACTCCTAATGTAATTACCGATATTAGAGTTAAATTCTTAATTAAGTTCATAATTGATATTTTATTATTTTTAATGTTTTTCTACTCCTAAAGAGTATAACTTATTGAATTCGTTGCCTCTTATCTTAAACAAAAAACACTGCCAGACAATAATACCCTATAATTCAAGACCTTAAACGATGAGAAAAATTCAACATTATCGATTCATATTATTTCATTTAAAAAAAGTAGTTTTTCAAGCAACGTTTTGAACAAATCGTAGTCATATATTAAAACATACTGTTTTTACCTATTTCACATTAATGGAGATTAAAAGATTGATTAATAAATGTCTTGGTAATGACCAACGTGCATTTAGTAAGTTATACAAAAATTATTCACCAACATTTGCTGGTATTTGTCGGCGTTATGCTTCTTCAGAAGATGAAGCAAATGACATTTTACAGGAAGCATTTATCAAGATATTTCAGAATCTAGATAAGTTGAAGGATCAATCTCTATTTGAGGCATGGGGCAAAAGAATTGTAATTAATACAGCACTAAATACGATAAAAAAAAGACAACTTAATATATCAATAGATGAAAAAGAGATTGATATATCAATAGAAGAAGAAGCCGAATCAAACCATATTCTAGAACACCTAGACATTAGTGATATTATATCATTAATGAATGAACTCCCTGAAGGGTATAAAACTATTATCAACCTTTATGCAATGGAATCATATTCTCACAAGGAGATCGGAGAGATGCTAGATATTAAAGAAGCAACTTCTAGATCACAATACCATAAAGCAAAAAAAGCTTTTCAAAAGATTATAATACAAAACGTCACAGAGAATAAGTAATGGCAGAATTAAACTTCGAAAATCTTCTACGAGCAAAAGCAAAAGGCTTTAATGCTCCTGTTTCTAGTACGGTTACTAAAAGTATTATGAAACAGACTACGGGTAGCGTAAAAAGTGCGTTATCTACAAAGACTCTGTCATCTACAATTAAAAAAGGATTGGTTAAGATCGGAACACTTGGCACCAAAAATATTATTGTTGGTGCAGCTATCTCTACAGGAACGACAGCTGTGGTTGCAACAAGTAGTTACCTTGCCTCAACATCACACCAAAGTGAAGTCCTCAATAATATCGACCGCCACATAATACAGGACTCCATTGTCAATAAAGTCTCTCTAATGGAAGAGATACATTTAGATACTAACACATCAACAATCGCCCCACAACAGAAAGCAGGTATTCAACAACACACTCAAAAAACTAAATTAGACAATAAGGTTATTCATTTTCTTGATGCTGTACAATTACAAAAATCTGAAATAAAGGATAGTGTTCAATCCAAAGATACTTATTCAACAAATAATTTCTCAGAATACCCAAGTCATACCGAAGTGCTCACCACCAAAGAACTACCGAATACTATTTCACATCGAGATATTGAACTCACCTCATCTTCACCTAAAGATGCAATATGTTTTGATCTACCCAGTTCATCTCAAACGAATACTCAAACAGAGACGTTAGACGAACAAAAACATAGAAATAAAAAGATAAAAGTACGACTCTCCACCTCTTATGGTATTTCAAAACTACTTATTAGTGGGGATAAATCAGATAAAACCACCTCCAATCCTTGGGGGCACAACTATGATTTAACTGTAGATATTGGTTATAAACTATCAAAAAAGATTGATTTTATTTCCTCATTTAAATACCAAAACCTTACACTTAATAGTAACCTCGGAAGCTATGAAACAAAAGAAGAATACATTAATCGTGATATTACCATGCTACATGGAAGAGTAGGAATCAACTATTTAATTATACAATCTCCCAAGTGGTACATCGACATCCATGGAAACATCGGATTGGGTTACAAGTTAAAGCATGATACAAAAATGAGCCTTAGATATCTTGATGAACCTATAACATTAGATCATACAAAAGAGCAACCATGGTCCCCATCTATGTCTTTGGGGTCAACGTTCTTCTATAATGTTAATAAAACCATCACAATGGGATTATCATTAAATGGTGAGTATGAACAGATTCTAGAACAGTATCATGTGATAAATATAAATTCAGCACTATCTGTCTGCTTTAAGTTTTAAAAATAATCAATCTTCAATGCCTAGTAAACAGGCTGGTTGGGCCTATGCCACAAATGTGGTATGGGCCTTTTTTTATCTATTCAATCTTTCATTCACGATACACAAACAACATATGAAAGATTGATATAACTGTAGTGATTAGGACCATAGATCTATTTCAGCAAGAATCGGATTGTAAAAGTGAACTTCACAAGTTAATATTGTCACGATGAAAAAGATTACTAAAGTGAATAATATTAAAAGTTTAGACCCTCAAGATTGGGATAAAACCAGAGAAATAGGATATCAGATGATCGATGATATGATCGAATATCTACAAGATATACCTACCACTCCGTCATGGAATAAAATACCAGATGATGTAAAAACTCATTTAGAAGAAGATATACCCAAAGACCCTACACCCCTAGAAGAGGTCTACGATGAATTTAAACATTACATACTTCCTTACCCTAAAGGGAATATATATCCACTGTTCTGGCACTATAACAGGAGCTTTCGCAGAAATGTTAGCCGCAACGATGAATCCCAATGTAACTATTGGGGAACACGCTGCTATGTACATTGACAAGCAAGTAGTAAAGTGGTGTAAACAGAGGCTTCAAGAGTTCTTCTCAACGGAGGTTCCATGGCTAATATTACAGGACTAACTGTTGCTAGAAATTCGTTCTCTAATTCAGTAAGAGATAATGGTCTATTAGGAGAAAATGACAAATTAGTTCTATATTGCTCTGAAGAAACACATAGTTGTATTACAAAAGCTGCTGAAATCATTATCACTCTTCAGGAAAAAGGTATTGCATCACCATCCTCGACAATTCTTGATGGGAACTACTGTATCAAAGCTTGCATTGTGAATCATAAAACAATACCCAGTGATCTAGAAGAGTTTATCTCATCATTGATTAGAATTGGCAATAAGTTATGCTTTAACGACAAATAACAGATGAATAAAGATGGATCTAAAATCAAATAAATATCATTTCGATAAAATAGCTGATACCTTAGCCTTTATTGATAAAAACTTCAAAGAACAACCTTCGTTAGATATTATTGCGGAGCATATAAACATGAGCCCATTCCACTTTCAACGACTTTTTAAAGATTGGGTCGGTATAAGTCCTAAGAAATACCTTAAGTTCATCAGCTTAGAGTATGCAAAAAATCTAATCAAGCAAAATAACTTAAGCCTCTTTGACACCGCTTACGAAACGGGGCTCTCAAGTACGAGTAGACTTCACGATCTATTTATATCAATCGAAGGAATGACCCCTGGTGAGTATAAAAACAATGGAGCAAACCTCTCAATAAAATATAGCTTATCTGAAACGCCATTTGGAAATATATTTATCGCTTCTACCAATAAAGGTGTTTGTAATTTGTCTTTTGTAGATGAAATAGACACAGGATTAGAGGCCTTAAAGAAAAGGTTCCCAAATGCTTCTTATCTTCATCAATTAGATCCACTACAATTAGATGCACTACAGATATTCCAAAGTAATTGGAGTCGAATAAGAGAAATTAAACTTCACTTAAAAGGAACTGATTTTCAATTAAAAGTATGGGAAGCATTGTTGACCATCCCTTATGGTGCACTCTTGACCTATGGAGGTATTGCAGAGGCAATAAACCTACCCAAGGCTTCTAGAGCAGTAGGTACTGCTATTGGAAATAATCCGATTGCCTACCTGATTCCGTGTCATAGAGTTATTCAGAAATCTGGACAAATTGGGGGCTACCATTGGGACCCAATTAGAAAGAAGGCCATTATTGGTTGGGAGGCGTCAAAAATAGTCTCTGATATAGAGTAACAGTTCAATCTGAAGACCTAACATACAATCTATTTTGACACAAGAAGGTCTATTGGAATAAATCATCATACTTTTTAGGTGTAATGATTCAAAATGTAAAGACAAAAAAAACGAACTGTGAAACCACAATTCGTTTTAAATAAGTAGCGGAGACAGGACTCGAACCTGCGACCTCCGGGTTATGAGCCCGACGAGCTACCAACTGCTCTACCCCGCGATATATTATTTGCTACTCTGAAGTGCTCCGACCTTGAACATCTTCATTTCTCTAAGTAGCGGAGACAGGACTCGAACCTGCGACCTCCGGGTTATGAGCCCGACGAGCTACCAGCTGCTCTACCCCGCGATATATTGTTTGCTACTCTGAAGTGCTCCGACTTTGAACATCTTCATTTCTCTAAGTAGCGGAGACAGGACTCGAACCTGCGACCTCCGGGTTATGAGCCCGACGAGCTACCAGCTGCTCTACCCCGCGATATATTGTTTGCTACTTTGAAGTGCTCCGACGTTGAACATCTTCATTTCTCTAAGTAGCGGAGACAGGACTCGAACCTGCGACCTCCGGGTTATGAGCCCGACGAGCTACCAACTGCTCTACCCCGCGATATTGCGGTTGCAAATATAGGGCTTTTATGTAATTCCCCAAACACATCTACTCTTTTTTTCATTTCTTCGTCATATTCGCAACATCTTTTGACACGATTCCTATCAACTAAACAACTATAAACGACGAAATTCTATTACCTTTGCAGTATAACGATAGTTTGAATTTATGAACGATACAAACAATAAAGCACCAAAAAAATTCAGAGACAAGCTAAAAGATCACTATAGGGTTGTAGTATATCATGACATTACTTATCATGCTGTTAGGCAATTACGTTTTAGCCTTCGTCGATTTTATCTATTAGTTATCCTTTTAATCATCTTTATAGCCTCTGCTTCGATTGCACTTATTGCATTCACTCCTATCAGAGAGTTTATTCCAGGATTCCCATCAGACGATTTAAGAAATGAAATTATAGAGAATACGTTGGCTGTAGACTCTCTTGAGCATGAAATTGCTATTCGAGACAAATATTTCCGTGATTTTAGACGTATGCTTGCAGGTGATGATCCCGTGGAGGTCGTTCAGAATAACAAATTAGACACTGTAGTAAAGATCGACAGTATAAAATTTAAGAAATTCAACCATGACTCTATCTTTAATGAGAAGATCAAAGAAGATAAAGAGAATCTTTCTTTTAAAGATGGAAATAATAGCCATATGGTACTAGGTAGTGTACTACTGTTTTCTCCTCTTAAAGGAAAAATAACATCTACATATGACATACAGAAACATCAATATGGTGTTCAGCTGACTGCACCTAAAGGATCAACTATTTTTTCTACTTTAGATGGTACTGTGGTCTTTTCTGGTTATACAGTTGACGACAAATATGTCATTCAAATCCAACATGACAATAACATTATTTCAGTTTATCGACACAATGAAGAGCTACTCAAGAAAGTAGGAGATAAGGTGAGAGCAGGGGAAGCCATTGCCATTATTGGAAATAGAAAACGTAAGAAAGAGTTACCTTTCTTATCATTCGAACTATGGTATAAAGGCGTAGCTGTAGATCCTCAACTATACATCCATTTCGAATAACCATTGAACATTGAAGAATAAAATTAACAACGTGACAACAATAAAAAAAATAGCCATATTAGGATCTACTGGGTCCATCGGTACACAGACACTAGAAGTTGTAGATCACCATCCCGATAAATTCTCCGTTGAAGTAATCACAGCAAACAATAGCGCAAAAGAGTTAATTGCTCAAGCAATCAAATATAAGCCCAATTGTGTTGTAATAGCCAATGAAGAAAAATATAAAGAAGTTGACGATGCTCTATTCAGCCACGATATAAAAGTATACGCTGGATCTGATGCATTAGAACAGGTTGTTCAAATGGACTCCATTGATATTGTGGTGACAGCCAT
It encodes:
- a CDS encoding methylated-DNA--[protein]-cysteine S-methyltransferase encodes the protein MDLKSNKYHFDKIADTLAFIDKNFKEQPSLDIIAEHINMSPFHFQRLFKDWVGISPKKYLKFISLEYAKNLIKQNNLSLFDTAYETGLSSTSRLHDLFISIEGMTPGEYKNNGANLSIKYSLSETPFGNIFIASTNKGVCNLSFVDEIDTGLEALKKRFPNASYLHQLDPLQLDALQIFQSNWSRIREIKLHLKGTDFQLKVWEALLTIPYGALLTYGGIAEAINLPKASRAVGTAIGNNPIAYLIPCHRVIQKSGQIGGYHWDPIRKKAIIGWEASKIVSDIE
- a CDS encoding M23 family metallopeptidase, with the protein product MNDTNNKAPKKFRDKLKDHYRVVVYHDITYHAVRQLRFSLRRFYLLVILLIIFIASASIALIAFTPIREFIPGFPSDDLRNEIIENTLAVDSLEHEIAIRDKYFRDFRRMLAGDDPVEVVQNNKLDTVVKIDSIKFKKFNHDSIFNEKIKEDKENLSFKDGNNSHMVLGSVLLFSPLKGKITSTYDIQKHQYGVQLTAPKGSTIFSTLDGTVVFSGYTVDDKYVIQIQHDNNIISVYRHNEELLKKVGDKVRAGEAIAIIGNRKRKKELPFLSFELWYKGVAVDPQLYIHFE